Part of the Bacillus cereus group sp. RP43 genome is shown below.
CGACGGTTTCGGAGCTATGAAGTTAAAATCACAGTTCGTTAAGAAGGCGTAAGATTAGCAAAGAAAAAAGACGCTCTGTAAGTAACTTACAGAGCGTCTTTTTTATGATTGTACTTCAACTTCTTTCAACTGACACCGCTTATTAAAGAACGTTTTATACCCAAGTTGCAAGAAGATAATAACAGAGAAAGCTGTACTTCCAGAAATACCAAGTATAATTGCGATTTGATATTGGATAGCTGTAAATGGTGATACACCAGATAAAATTTGTCCTGTCATCATGCCTGGAAGACTTATAATTCCCATTCCGACCATAGAATTGATTGTCGGTAAAATAGCAGAATCGAAAGCGTCCCGTATGAGCGGGGCAGCTGCTTGTTTTGGAGTTGCCCCAAGCATAAGTGCACCTTCAATATGGTCTCTTTGTGATTTCATGCTGCTTAAAAAGGTATTTGCCCCGAGGCAAATGCCTGTCATAGCATTACCGATTAGCATACCGGCAATAGGAACGATATACTGCGGAGCATACCAAGGATCGTGTCCGATAATAACAAAGATAAATAGTAGAAGAGGGCCAATTGATCCAGCAATCATGGAGAGGGCGGCTACTCGTTTTAATTCTTTTGACATTGGAATATTAACTCGTTTATAAATATTGAAAATCGCAAATGTAGTAATAGAAGTAATGAGAGCTATTGTATAAAACGGATTACTATTTTCAAATATGTATGTAAGGACATATGCGACTAGTACGAGCTGAATTGTCATACGTAATGTAGCAATTGTAATTTGTTTCTCACGCGGTATTCCTTTTAATTTCACAAGCCCGATTAAAATAAGGATGAAAATATATGCAGCTGCAAGTTGCCAAATTTGTAGTTCAATAACGCCCTTCAATTGATAGCACTTCCTTTCTAGTTGCACCATTTGTTTTACTAATTTCAATAATATCGTCTGCAATTTCTTCTGGAAGTTGTTGTGAGTGTGTAATGAAGATAACTGTTTTTTTCTTTTCTCTTGCGAGTATAGTAAATTGTTTCATAACGCGGCGTTCTGTATCACCATCTAGTGCCGAAGTTGGTTCATCTAATAAATAGACGGGCGGATCCATTAGTATAATGCGAGCGAAAGCAAGTCTTTGTTTTTCACCACCTGATAAAGAAGAGGCGTTATCTTCTAATTTTTTATCTAGGCTAACAGTCGTTAATGCGTCCCGCAGGGCATCGTCATTTGGAAATGGCTTTTCAGAAAATCGAAGTCCCATTAATAAATTATCTTTAATTGTTCCATCAAAAATAGGCGGAGTTTGTCCGAGCATGACAACTTCACGGCGTAATTGAATGGGAGGATAATCTAAAATAGATTTTCCGTTATATTCAATTGTTCCAGATGTTGGTGATTGTAAATCGTTTAACATGCGAAGTAATGTGCTTTTGCCACTACCACTTTCACCGATAATACAAGTTGTTTTTTCTTTTTGGATTTGTAAGTAAGGAATGTGTAGAATATCTTTATATTTGATGTCTTTTAATATAAACATAAATTGCTCCTTTCTGATTCTAGTTATATCGTATCAAAAAGAGAGAAAAATAGAAAAATAAAGTCTATTCAGAGGGAGTATCTTTTTCCTTTGTTTGCAGGATTAGATCGTCTTGAGATGGAAGTAGTTAGCTTCGTTAATAAGTTTAGCAAACGATCTAAGTCCTGACTAAAAGAAATGACTTTATCGTGAGCAAATCCATATTTTTCAACGAGGTGGATTAATTCTTTCTTTTTCACTTCTATTCGATTATTTAGTTTTGTTAAGTTCATAAGTGAATTGGAATACCTCCTATTATGTGTAGCATAAAAAATAAGACCGAACGCATTCGGTCCTAAAGAAAATAATAAAATGAAATAACTCTTACATATAGCATACACTTTCCATTGGTAATTTTTAATATTAAAATGGAAAAATTTGCGAATCTATATTGAGAAAGTTATTTTAAAAAATGAATAGAAAAAGGCTGTCTACATAGTAGACAGCCTTTAAAGTATTAACCTTTATGATATTTGTACATCCAAAGAAGACCGGATTTTAATAATCTCGGTACACGTCCCATTAATGGTTGATTTGCTAGTAAACCAAATCCATGTTTTTTACCAAGAGAGCCGAGAACACCTTTTAATTTTATAACAGGTAGTTCATCAGGTAGTGGTTCATTATTCCAACGTTTTAATAATATTTGGACAATTTGTTCTCCTTGACCTTCAGCAAGTTGAGCAGATGGTGCATGTGGAAGTGCTGCACAATCTCCTACAACATAAACGTGCTCGTTATTTGGAATATTGTGATATTTTGTTAAAACAACCCGTCCGCTACCATCTTGTTCAACTGGAAGGTTTCGAACAACTTCATTTGCTTGAATACCAGCTGTCCATACGATTGCATCACATTCAAGCGGTTCATCATGGTTGTATACAATGTTTGGTTCCACTTTTGTAATGTCAGAGTTTCGTATAATGGTAACTTTATGTTTTACAAACCATTCTTCTACGTATCTACTTAATTTCTCTGGATACGGGAATAAAATTCTATCTTTTCGATCAAATAAATAGATTTTTAAATCTGAACGGCTTTCGCGAAGTTCACTTGCCACTTCAACACCGCTTAAACCAGCCCCAACGACAGCTACTGTTGCATTTGGTTCTAAGCTATTTAATTGTTCATATGTCTTACGTGTTTGTTCAATTGATTGTAGGCTATGTGTATATTCCTTCGCCCCAGGAACGTTATGATATTTATCTTCACAGCCAAGCCCGATAATTAAATCATCATATTGAATCGTTTCACCGCCATCGAGATGAACGGCTTTCGTTTCGAGGTCAATATTTGTTATTGTGCCGTATTGAATATTGAGACGTGGGTGCTCAGGAAACGGTATGCGAATATGCGTTTCTGAAATTGTACCCGCAACTAATGCATAATATTCAGTTTTAAAGCAATGGTATGGTACTTTGTCGATTAATGTCACTTGTACATCATCTGGAAGTTGGTTGCTTGGAAGTAGCCGCTGCAGAATTCTCATTCCACCGTAGCCGCCACCCAGTATTACGAGGTGTTTCATGATGGATTACCCCTTTTCTGTTGAAATATCCCCTAATCATACAATTTTATATTAATAAAATATTTCGACTTTACTCAATCAAATTATATCGAATTTGTGAACAAATAACAATGCATGAATGAATACTCTGTTGTACAATAAGAAGAAAAGTAAAGTAAACTGTTTTCATTTCCTAGTTACTATTTACTATTTCATTATGAGTAGTATGTTATATAAAGAAGACTATCTATTATGAAGTGAAATAGTGAAGTAACTAAATAGTTTAGAATATATAACGAAAACAACAAGAAACAGCTTAGTTTTCTTCTTATAAATAAAGTGGAATGGTAATAAGTAGAGAGGGTTACTTATCCGTTTCGTAAATTAGGTATGCACTTTATACCTGCTAAAGTAAGTGGTAATTTGTTTAGAGATACAGGGGGGAGAGTTTTGATTAAACCATTAATCGAATTTTGTGTAGGTAACCTTGCAAGCGGTTCGCAAGCGGCTTTAGAAAAATTAGAAAAAGATCCTAATTTAGACGTAATGGAATATGGTTGTTTAGGATATTGTGGCATCTGTTTTGAAGGTCCATTTGCACTTGTAAATGGTGAAGTTGTACAAGGCACAACAGTAGAAGAACTTGTAAATAATGTATATGATTATTTGGATGAAAATCCAATGTTTTAAAGCGTTGCAAACAAGCAACGTTTTTCTTTTTTCATTTATTAGGAGTGTTGATTTCGAAAAAAAAGGCCCTTTTAGAAGGGCTTTTTTCTTACACGATTTGTGTAAGAACGGCTTATTGCCAAAACGCTGTCAAATATGAGAAACGGGGGACATTCGTATTGTGTTCTAAAAGCATGCATTTTATACTTGAAATAATAAATTATTTTTGGAGTGAATAAAAATGAGCCAATTTTCTTTTACAAAAATGCATGGTCTTGGAAATAGTTATATATATGTAAATATGTTTGAGGAACAAATTAGAGAAGAAGATTTAGCACTTGTAGCGGAAAAGGTTTCAAATATTAATACTGGTATTGGTGCAGATGGAATGATTTTAATTTGTCCTTCTGACGTGGCACCAGTAAAAATGCGCATGTTTAATAATGATGGTTCAGAAGGAAAGAGCTGTGGAAATGGTTTACGCTGCGTAGCGAAATATGCGTATGAGCATAAACTAGTAGAAGGTAAAGTTTTCACAATTGAAACGTTAGCTGGTATTGTTACTGCAGAAGTAACGGTAGAAGATGACAAAGTTACATTAGCGAAAATCGACATGGGGGCACCTCGTTTAACACGTGAAGAGATACCGATGCTTGGTGAAGGAGAAACACCATTTATTCGTGAAAACTTCTTATACAATAATCACCGTTATGCATTTACAGCTGTTTCAATGGGGAATCCGCATGCGGTTATTTTTGTTGATGATGTAGAAAAAGCGCCTCTTACAACGTTAGGACCAGTTCTTGAAACGCATGAAATGTTCCCAGAGCGAGTGAATGTTGAATTCATCGAGATTTTGAATGATGAAGAGATGAATTTCCGCGTTTGGGAACGTGGATCTGGTGTAACACAAGCTTGCGGGACAGGAGCATGTGCAGCTGTCGTTGCGGCAATCTTAAATGGAAAAATGGAACACGGTAAAGAAATTACAGTTCACTTAGCAGGCGGCGACTTAATGATCGCATGGACAGAAGAAGGAAATGTATTAATGAAAGGACCTGCGGAAATAATTTGCCGCGGAGTGTATGAGTACAAGATAGAAGCGTAAAGATGTATAATAGAATGAGAACAGAAAGGATGGTGTATTTCATGATTGAAGTAACAGAACAAGCAGCTTTTCAAATTAAAGATATGTTAAAAGATGCTGAAGATGGAGAGAAGTACGTGCGCCTTGCTGTACATGGCGGCGGATGTAGTGGTCTTTCTTACGGCTTAGGATTTGAAGTAGAACCAAAGGAAGACGACACAGTTCTTGAGTTTTTCGGTGTTGAATTTGTTATTGATAAAGAAAGTGCTCCGATTGTAAAGGGAGTGAAAGTTGACTATAAACAATCTATGCTTGGCGGCGGATTCACAATCGACAATCCAAATGCGATTGCATCATGTGGATGTGGATCATCTTTCCGTACAGCGTCGAATGCTGGTAAGCCGGAAGAGTGCTAAGTTTTTTCATTCCGTTATTCTAAGCGGAAATTGAATGGGTGGGTTGCATATAAAGACCTTCTTAGCGATGAAATCAAATCGTTAGGAAGGTCTTTTCTTTTGCCGTTAAAAAAGAAAAAGAGCATGACAAAGATGGCGAATATATGCAAGAAGAAGGATGAAGAGGATGCATGAAGGTGAAGGCCATATCAAATTATATAGAACTGACTCGTTCCATATTAATTAAAATACGCTGATTACTAGAAATTAAAAACTACCGGAGGAATTTACAATGAAGTCATTTAAGAAAGTACTGGTATTAGGGATGACGTTGGTTACAGCATCAATATTTGGAGCTTGTTCTAACGATACAGACGTGTTAACAAAAGCGGGAGCAAAGCAACAAGTGAAATCGGAAGCGGAAGTACTAAAAGAACAGAAGGAAACTCCTATGACTACGAGCGAACGTGACAGCATTAAATATGAGGACGCTCCGTCATCACAGAAGCGTTATATTTCTCGCGACGAAGCCCAAAAGATTGAGGAAGGTATGACGTATACGGATATTCTTAATACGATTGACTACGGTGGTGAGAACATAAAACATTACAATAACAAGGAAAAACGCGTGTTTTATACTGAAAAAGATACGGATGGTACATATGAAATTATGGTTGAATTAAATACATAGTTACGTTGTGAATATTGAACGTACTGCTATAAAGGATGCGGATAAAGAGAGTCAGGTATCTACGAAAAGCAGTGAAGAGCCTGCGAAGGAATATGAAGAAAAGAACGACCGCGTACCGTGGTATAAAGATGTAAATAACGATTCGGCGGAAGTAGACTATAATCACTATTTGAAAATCAAAAAAGGTATGCCCGCAAATCAGGTAAAAGCTGCGATTGGACAGCCACGTATGATTGAGAAATATAAATCGTATTCAGTATACGGCTATACCGGTTATGGTGGGGAAGGAACATTACGTGTAATCTTTGAACCAAATGGAACTGTTACGCAGGTAGTAGAAGATGGCTTACCACGATAATAAATTAATTAGGGGAACAATTGCAGTAAAGTTGTCGGTGGCTTTATAAAGTCTTGGAGAGAGAACCGTGAACAATCGGAGAGGACGATGATGAACGAAGATAAGATAACGATAATTATGCTAGTAGTATTAACGATAGCGTTAGTATTTGTTGGAGTTTCGTCCAAATTCAATAGCCTCATTGTGGACGCTATCGCCGTACTATTTTTGTTGATAGCTACTGCAGTAGGTGCAGCGATTGGAACAGAACGTAGGTTACGCAAAAAAGGTGGGAAGTAGCAGTTTTCCTTATGCAAGAAGGAGGGACGCATGATTGACGATATTTTTGAGTTCGTAGGGAGATATGTCATTAAACCCATTATTAGATCTATAAGATATCTTTTGATAGATATCATAATTGAATGTGTAATAGAGGGGGTAATAAGCGGTATAAGGAAATTATGTGACAAGTGGAAAAATTGGCGTGGAAGACGTTATTGGCGTTAATAGATTGTCATGGATAGGCTAGATGAGTGCCAATAACGTTTTCAATGAAAAAAACACTGATTAAAGTTTTAGTTTATTATCTTACAAAAGTGTAATGTTCATGTCATGTTTTTGAATTTCTTCTTTAAGGCCTGGGCTTTAAGATAAGAATATAAGAAAAAACATATGAGGTGAAGGAAATGAAAAGATACATTGCACTATTTAGTATTTTAGTTGTATTTGCAAGTTTGTTAGTTGGTTGTGATATTAACCGTATGGGTAAAGATGAGTACTACGTTCAAATTACAACTGATGGAATCGAAAAAAATGAGAAGTCTGATGATGGTAAGCCATACAAATATTTTGAGTACAAGTTAACTGGATTTGATAAAGAAGGTAAAGAGAAAGAATTAGAATTTAATGCTCAAAAGAATCTGCGTAAAGAAGCATTTCTACGTGTGTACCACTCAGATAAAAAAGGTGTATCAGCTTGGGAAGAAGTGAAAAAGGACGAGCTTCCTGCGAAAGTGAAAGAAAAATTAGGTGTGAAATAAGTAGTGAAGAAAAGGAATTGACGATCATGGTCAATTCCTTTTTTCGTTCTCAAAATCCTCTTCTGAAATGACTTTAAATCCATGTCTTTTGAATAAAGCTGTTGTTACCCCGTAACCAGTTTGTTTATTCCCGTTAAATTCCCCTGTGTAAATAGTGGAACTACCACAAGATGGACTGCGTTCTTTTAAAATAATATATTCTGGGTTTAAATCTTTTATTTGTTCTAGAGCTTTATAAGCACCGCTCACGAAAGCTTCTGTAACATCTTCTCCAGCTTTTGTCATTACTTTCGCTTTTCCGTCCAAAACGTCATCGCCATTCCCACCAATAATTTCAGCTGAAGGACGAGGCGTTGGTAATCCTCCTAATACTTCAGGACAAACGAGGATGGTGTCTTCTCTTTGTAATAACTCTTCTATTTTTGAAACGAGATTATCGTTACCATCATACCGACAGGCGATACCACCTAAACAAGCACTAATTACGATCATATTGTCATCTCCAATAAAAAATATTAACTATCACGCCAATTTCTCTTCCTGCCTCTTACTTATAAATGAGGTGATAAAAATGGGAAGCTTATATAATTTAATGAAACCATACATTGAATTTCGAAGTAAAGAAGAGTTTAATACATATCAAAAACAAGTTTTTAAATGTTATCAGTTTCAACTAAATAAGACTGATTCTGCCGTCATTCGATCCATTTAAAAAAGAGTCATGCGTATAATACATGACTCTAAGTAGCTAATCGAACTTTCTTACAACTGGAACACGAATTGCTACAAATAGTACAAAGACGATAACAGCGATTGCACCGCTTTTCATAACCGTTACAATTGGAATGCCGATTCCAAGTGCAAGCGATGTAAATGCGTAAGAGAGCGGAATGAATCCCATCGATGAAAGCATGAGTAGGCTCATTACGCGTCCCATCATTTCTTCTTTTACTGTCGACTGAATCATCGCCATAAGTGGAACAATTGCCATTGCGATTGTAATACCGTAAAACGTTCCAGCTAATAACGCTTGCCAAAGTACGGTGCTAAAATTGATGGCTAGGAAGAATACACCAGACAGTAGCATCATGATAATGCAAAATAGTCCACGTCTACGATTAATATTTTTTAATCCGACAATGACAGCTCCTATCGCCATCCCGCCGCCAACAGACGCTTCTAAGTAACTAAACTGAAGGGAATCACCGTGCAGAACGTTTTTGACGAAGAGCGGGAAGCCTACTTGCATTGGGCCGATTAAAAATAAGTTTAAAAAGGCGCTACATATAAGGAAAGTTGAAAGAAATGGTGATTCTTTTACATATAAAATTCCCTCTTTAATAGAAGTAAACATGCCTTTATCTGTTTCATTTTTTTCGGGTACGGTAAATTGTATTTTTTGAACGAGTATCGCAGCGATAATGAGTAGCAGGATTGTAATTGAAAAAATTGTTTCATAGTTCGTAAATTTAATGAGAATACCACCAAGTACAGGTCCTAAAATGACAGATGCTTGGTTTGTCATTTGAGTAAGTGAATTTGCTTGTGTTAAACGGCTTTTTTCTACAAGTTCAGGCAGAATAGATCCATCTGCTGACCAGAAAAAAGCGTCAGCAAGTCCGAAGAACAAAGCGAACAAAGCAAATGTATATAGTGTTACATCACCGACGATGAACCAGGTGAGAATAGTTGCGACAAGAATAGCGCGAATAATATTAGAGTAAAACATAATATTTTTTTTCGGGAATTTATCAGCTAATGCTCCGCCGATAATCATAAAGATTAGCCTTGGAACACTAAGAGCCACGAAAACAATACCGAGTGAAGCCTCAAGATTTAATGTTTTTGCTATGTACCATGTTTGTGAAAAAGTAAAAAAGGCTAAAGCAAAACTTGAAAAGAGAGTAGCTGCCCAAAGAAAAAGGAAGTTCGTATTTTTTAATAACGGTTTTCCGCTTCCTTCTAAAGCAGATTTATTTTGTTGTAGTTCCTCCATATTGCTTCCTTTCTA
Proteins encoded:
- the fetB gene encoding iron export ABC transporter permease subunit FetB, with product MKGVIELQIWQLAAAYIFILILIGLVKLKGIPREKQITIATLRMTIQLVLVAYVLTYIFENSNPFYTIALITSITTFAIFNIYKRVNIPMSKELKRVAALSMIAGSIGPLLLFIFVIIGHDPWYAPQYIVPIAGMLIGNAMTGICLGANTFLSSMKSQRDHIEGALMLGATPKQAAAPLIRDAFDSAILPTINSMVGMGIISLPGMMTGQILSGVSPFTAIQYQIAIILGISGSTAFSVIIFLQLGYKTFFNKRCQLKEVEVQS
- a CDS encoding ATP-binding cassette domain-containing protein; translation: MFILKDIKYKDILHIPYLQIQKEKTTCIIGESGSGKSTLLRMLNDLQSPTSGTIEYNGKSILDYPPIQLRREVVMLGQTPPIFDGTIKDNLLMGLRFSEKPFPNDDALRDALTTVSLDKKLEDNASSLSGGEKQRLAFARIILMDPPVYLLDEPTSALDGDTERRVMKQFTILAREKKKTVIFITHSQQLPEEIADDIIEISKTNGATRKEVLSIEGRY
- a CDS encoding aspartyl-phosphate phosphatase Spo0E family protein, giving the protein MNLTKLNNRIEVKKKELIHLVEKYGFAHDKVISFSQDLDRLLNLLTKLTTSISRRSNPANKGKRYSL
- a CDS encoding NAD(P)/FAD-dependent oxidoreductase, producing the protein MKHLVILGGGYGGMRILQRLLPSNQLPDDVQVTLIDKVPYHCFKTEYYALVAGTISETHIRIPFPEHPRLNIQYGTITNIDLETKAVHLDGGETIQYDDLIIGLGCEDKYHNVPGAKEYTHSLQSIEQTRKTYEQLNSLEPNATVAVVGAGLSGVEVASELRESRSDLKIYLFDRKDRILFPYPEKLSRYVEEWFVKHKVTIIRNSDITKVEPNIVYNHDEPLECDAIVWTAGIQANEVVRNLPVEQDGSGRVVLTKYHNIPNNEHVYVVGDCAALPHAPSAQLAEGQGEQIVQILLKRWNNEPLPDELPVIKLKGVLGSLGKKHGFGLLANQPLMGRVPRLLKSGLLWMYKYHKG
- a CDS encoding YuzB family protein, giving the protein MIKPLIEFCVGNLASGSQAALEKLEKDPNLDVMEYGCLGYCGICFEGPFALVNGEVVQGTTVEELVNNVYDYLDENPMF
- the dapF gene encoding diaminopimelate epimerase, which codes for MSQFSFTKMHGLGNSYIYVNMFEEQIREEDLALVAEKVSNINTGIGADGMILICPSDVAPVKMRMFNNDGSEGKSCGNGLRCVAKYAYEHKLVEGKVFTIETLAGIVTAEVTVEDDKVTLAKIDMGAPRLTREEIPMLGEGETPFIRENFLYNNHRYAFTAVSMGNPHAVIFVDDVEKAPLTTLGPVLETHEMFPERVNVEFIEILNDEEMNFRVWERGSGVTQACGTGACAAVVAAILNGKMEHGKEITVHLAGGDLMIAWTEEGNVLMKGPAEIICRGVYEYKIEA
- a CDS encoding iron-sulfur cluster assembly accessory protein; translated protein: MIEVTEQAAFQIKDMLKDAEDGEKYVRLAVHGGGCSGLSYGLGFEVEPKEDDTVLEFFGVEFVIDKESAPIVKGVKVDYKQSMLGGGFTIDNPNAIASCGCGSSFRTASNAGKPEEC
- a CDS encoding YxeA family protein — translated: MKEMKRYIALFSILVVFASLLVGCDINRMGKDEYYVQITTDGIEKNEKSDDGKPYKYFEYKLTGFDKEGKEKELEFNAQKNLRKEAFLRVYHSDKKGVSAWEEVKKDELPAKVKEKLGVK
- a CDS encoding DUF523 domain-containing protein, encoding MIVISACLGGIACRYDGNDNLVSKIEELLQREDTILVCPEVLGGLPTPRPSAEIIGGNGDDVLDGKAKVMTKAGEDVTEAFVSGAYKALEQIKDLNPEYIILKERSPSCGSSTIYTGEFNGNKQTGYGVTTALFKRHGFKVISEEDFENEKRN
- a CDS encoding MFS transporter; protein product: MEELQQNKSALEGSGKPLLKNTNFLFLWAATLFSSFALAFFTFSQTWYIAKTLNLEASLGIVFVALSVPRLIFMIIGGALADKFPKKNIMFYSNIIRAILVATILTWFIVGDVTLYTFALFALFFGLADAFFWSADGSILPELVEKSRLTQANSLTQMTNQASVILGPVLGGILIKFTNYETIFSITILLLIIAAILVQKIQFTVPEKNETDKGMFTSIKEGILYVKESPFLSTFLICSAFLNLFLIGPMQVGFPLFVKNVLHGDSLQFSYLEASVGGGMAIGAVIVGLKNINRRRGLFCIIMMLLSGVFFLAINFSTVLWQALLAGTFYGITIAMAIVPLMAMIQSTVKEEMMGRVMSLLMLSSMGFIPLSYAFTSLALGIGIPIVTVMKSGAIAVIVFVLFVAIRVPVVRKFD